The window AGGTCAGTGCGCGCACCTCGGTACTGGAGCGGATCGACCGGCTCGCGCTGGCGCGAGCCGAGGGCTTCGGCGAGATCTTCGAGGGTCTCGCGGCGCAGGCCGTGCCAGGGCTGTGGCTCACCGGCATACGGGTGGACCAGAACGGCGAAACCGAGATTCGCGGCACCACGCTGGACCCGCAACTGGTACCCCGTTACCTGCGGCTGCTGCACGACCAGCCACGGCTCGCGGCGCTGCACAACGGCAGCGTCAACCTGGTACGGCACGCGCCAGCGGCAGCAGAGATTGATTTCATCCTCAGCAGCAGCAACCAGGGAGAACTGCCGTGACGAGCGCGGCATACCAGCAGCTGGCCACACGGATCGATGCGTTGCAATTGCGCGAGCGCATACTCCTGCTCATCGCCTGTCTCGTGGTGTTGTTCTACTGCGTCGACAGTTTCGGCCTGCAACCCCTATCCAGGCAGCAGCTGCAGCTGCGCCAGGATATCGCGGACCTGGAAACACGGCTGGAGACGCTGCGCGCCCGTGCCGGCCTGCTCGGCGGCAACGACGCCCTCACTGCAGCACGCAAGGCAGAACTGCAGGCCGAACTGGACACACTGGGACGGCAGCTGCAGTCGCAGCTCGGCAGCATGCTCGCACCCGAACAGGCCGCCGGCATTCTGGAACAGGTCCTGACCCGGGAATCTGATCTCACCCTGCAGTCCGTCAGTGCATGGTCGGAACCGCTCACCGCCCCGGATCCAAGCACGGGTGAGGCGGTGACAGTGCCCGGCATCGCTCGCTATGAACTCCAGCTGGAGCTGGAGGGCGGTTACCTGGCGACGCTGCACTATCTGCGCGCCCTGGAGGCCCTGCCATGGAAATTTTTCTGGCAGGGTATCGCGTTCGAGATCACCGAGCACCCGCAGGCCAGGGTCACGCTGAATCTCTACACCCTGGAACTGCTGGAAGGATGATGCCGATGCCGTCCCGCAGCTGCCGCGCTCCGCTACTGGCCTTGGGCATCCTGCTCGTGGCGCTGACTGCAGGCGCCGCGGCACTGACCGATCCGACCCGTCCCACCGGCCGCGGCCACGCGGCGCTGCTGCAGCCGCATGCGCAACGGCACGACTGGCGGCTCGATTCCACCCTGGTCGCCCCCGACCGGCGCGTCGCCGTAATCAACGGTAGACAGGTCAGCGAGGGTGAGTCAGTGGACGGCGCCCGTGTCATCGAGATCCGCCGGCTCGAGGTACTGATCCAGGCCCGCGGCCGCCAGCTGACCCTGCAACTGCTGCCGGACATCGTGCAGCAACAACCATGAAGCAATGGACTATCGCCATGCCTGATATCAAACGACTGCATCGCCAGGTGATCCATGGACTGATCGCCGCCCTGCTGGCTGCGTGCTCTACCGCACCGGCCTTCCGGCCCGACAACATGGCGCCGGTGACGCAGGCACTGGAGTCGCAAAACGCCGCGGCGACGACACCCGCTCCGCCGCCCGAGGTGGCCGCCGCGCTGCTGCCGCCGCCGGCCGGCGATCTGGCCGGGCTCGTGGCGGACCTGGAGCCGCGCTTCGACATATCGGTCAAGGCCGCGCCGGCGGCGGAATTTTTCATGAGCCTGGTCAAGGGCACGAACCTGAACATGGTGGTACATCCCGACGTCGGCGGCAAGATCTCCATCAGCCTGCGCGACGTAACCCTGGAGGAAGTGCTGGCCACGGTGCGTGACGTCTACGGTTACCGCTACCGGCGCCTGGGCAACACCTTCCAGGTCTATCCGGCCAGCATGCGTACACAGGTATTCACCGTGAACTATCTCGACGTGGTGCGCGACAGCAGCTCGCGCACCAGTGTCAGCTCAGGCCAGGTCGGCAAGGCCGGCGCCGATGGCCAGGCGCCCGTCCCTGCCGACAACGCGACGACGGGCAGCGCCGGCGGCAAGACCTCCGATGTCTCCGGCAGCGTGGTCAGGACGGATTCCGCATCCGACTTCTGGCAGGATCTGAAGGACTCGCTCAACCTCATCATCGGTACCGAGGACGGCCGCAAGGTCGTCGTGCACCCGCAATCCGGTGTCATCGTCGTGCACGCCATGCCGGACGAGCTGCGCGACGTGGAGGACTACCTGAGCACCATCGAGAGCGCCGCCCACCGCCTGGTGATCCTGGAAGCCAAGGTCGTCGAGGTGACGCTGAACGACCACTTCCAGGCCGGCATCAACTGGAATGCGCTCATCGAGTTCGGCGAGGACAAGTCGATCCTGCTCGGCCATTCCGGTGGCGGCTCGGTGTTCGATACCGGCGTCTCGTCGCTGGCCGGGAGTACCGTGCCGCTCGTGCGCGGCACCCGGGTCACCGGCTTTGACACCACGGCCTTCGGCGGCATCTTCACCATCGATGCCAACCTGAATGACTTCAACGCACTGATCGAGCTGCTCAAGACCCAGGGTGACGTGCAGGTGCTGTCCAGCCCGCGCATCTCGACGGTGAACAACCAGAAGGCCGTGATCAAGGTCGGGCAGGACGAATACTTCGTCACCGACGTCGCGACCGACACCGACACCACCGGTACCGGCGTCATCAACCAGAGCGTGGATGTCACGCTGACGCCGTTCTTCTCCGGCGTCGCGCTGGACGTGCTGCCACAGATCGATGCGGACGAAAACGTCATCCTGCATATCCATCCGGCGATCAGCGAGGTGATGGAAAAGACCAAGAACATCAAGGTCTCCACCACCAACGACCTGTCCATCCCGCTGGCACTCAGCACGATCCGCGAGTCCGATACGGTGGTGCGGGCGCGCAGCGGCCAGGTGGTGGTGCTGGGCGGCCTGATGCGCAACGCGCTGCGCGACGAGGAGGCCCGCACGCCGCTGCTCGGCGACATGCCGGTGGTGGGCAACATGTTCCGCCATCAGCGCGAGGTCGCCAGCAAGAGCGAGCTGGTCATCCTGCTGCGCCCGCTGGTGATCGGCGACGGGGAGCAGTGGAACGGGCAGCTGCGCGATACCGCGGAGCGTTTCCGCAATCTCAGAAGCATGAACGGCAGCGCGCGCTGATACCTGCCGCCACCGGAGTCGTCCCATGTACCTCGAGCATTTCGGACTGGAACAGCAGCCGTTCACGATCACGCCGGATACGGAGTTCTTCCTCGACCATGGCCGCCACAAGGAGGCGCTCAACGTGATCGAGTACGCCCTGTTCTCCGGCGAGGGCTTCATCAAGGTCACCGGCGAGGTCGGCACCGGCAAGACCCTGTTGTGCCGGAAACTGCTGAACTCGCTCGGCGACGGCTTCGTCACTGCTTATATACCCAATCCGTTCATCAATCCCATTTCCCTGCGCATGGCGCTGGCGAGCGAGCTGGGCGTCGATTATCCCCGCAATATCGGCCAGCCACGTCTGCTGGAACTCATCAACGAGCGGCTGATGCAGCTGCATGCCGGCGGCCGGCAGGTCGTGCTGCTGCTGGACGAGGCCCAGGCCCTGCCCGATGACAGCATGGAAGCGCTGCGCCTGCTGTCCAATCTGGAAACCGAAAAGGCCAAGCTGCTGCAGGTTGTGCTGTTCGGGCAACCGGAACTGGATCAACGCCTCGAGCAGGAGCACCTGCGCCAGTTGCGCCAGCGCATCCTGTTCAGCTATCGCCTGCAACCGCTGACACGCGCGGAACTCGGCGTCTATATTCAGCACCGGCTGCTGGTGGCCGGTTATCGCAACGGCCAGCTGTTCACGCCCCGTGCGCTGCAGCGGCTGCAGCGTGACAGCCGCGGCATCCCCCGCCTGGTCAATGTGCTCGCCCACAAGGCCATGCTCTGCGCCTTCGGCCGCGGTGACCGCGTGATCGATGCCGCGCATATTCGCCGGGCGTCTGCAGACACGGACGACATCCGGCCGCGCCGGCATCGCCTCGCGCTGGCCTCGAGCCTGTTCGGCGTGCTGACCCTGACCGGTGCCGGGTTCTACCTGGCCTGGCATTGAGGCGACGCGCATGAGCCTGATCAACGACATGCTGAAAGACCTCGACCGGCGCCGCTACCAGCCCGCCGGGGACAACGTTACAGGTGGATCGTTTAGCGGCCAGGGACCGGTCGTGCCGGCGCTGTCCGGTCGTGCGGCTCTGCTCGGCGCGCTCGGCCTGGGCATCGCGCTCGTCCTGGCCGGCCTGGCCTTCAGCAATACCGTGTCCCTGCGTCAGGCGCTCACGCCCGAGCCTACACCGGCACCGGCGCCCGTGACGCCCGCGCCTGTAGCAGCGCCGTTAGTGGTCGAATCCGCGCCCACGCCCATGTCCGAACCGCCGGCCAGGCAGCAGGAACAGGCCGCGCCTGCCCCGGCCAGCACCCGGCAGCCGGGTGCCGCCGCCGCGCCGGTCGAACTGACCACTTCCCCGCTGTCGCGCGAACAGCAACAGGCACGCGACCTGCAGACGGCAGCGGCGGCCATCAGTGGCGGCGCTACCGCCGCGGCCGAGCAGCAGCTGCTGGGGCTGCTGGCACACGACAAGGGCCTGCACCAGGCGCGGCTGCTGCTCGCCGGCCTGTATCTGCAGGAGGAACGCAACAGCAGCGCGGAGTCGCTGTTGGCCAGCGGTCTCCTGCACTACCCGCAGCACGCAGCCTATGCCCGGCTGTACGCCCAGTTGCTGGCCGCACAGGCGCGCGACAGCGAGGCCATCAATGTACTGCAGACCGCGTTACCGGCTGCAACCGGCGATGCCGAATACCACGCCCTGCTGGCGGGGCTCTACCAGCGCAGCGGCAGGGCGCAGGATGCGGTGGCAGGCTATCGCACCGCGCTGCAGTTGGCACCGGCGCACGGCGCATGGTGGATGGGGCTGGGCATTTCCGCCGAGCAGGCGGGTGACAGCGCGACGGCGCTGCAGGCGTACCGCCAGGCGCTGCGCTATCCGCTGGCAGCCGCCGTGCAGGATTACGTCCGGCAACGGCTGGCGGCACTGGAACACTGAAGGCGCACTGGCTGGAGCAGACACCATGGCAGCGAACATGCAGCGCGTGAAGGTGAGGCTCGGCGACCTGCTGGTCGAGAAGAAACTGATATCCGAGCACCAGCTGCAATCCGCGCTGGCGGAACAGCAGAAGAGCGGCCGCAAGCTCGGCCGCGTGCTGATCGACCATGGCTATGTCGACGAGGAGGCGATGCTGAAGATCCTGTCGACACAGATCGGCATCCCCTACATTGACCTGTCGACCTTCGAGCTCAGCCCGCACCTGGTGCAGCGCCTGCCGGAAACCGAAGCGCGTCGCTATCGCGCCCTGATTCTCAAGGAAACCGCCAATGGCCTGCTGGTGGCTATGGGCGACCCGACCGACATCTTCAACTACGACGCCCTGGTCAAGGCGCTCAAGTGCCCGGTCGAACTCGCGGCGGTCAAGGAAGCCGACCTCCTGGCGGGGATCGACCGGATGTACAGCGGTAACGACCAGCTGCAGTCGCTGGCCAGCGAGGTCGGACGCGACGTGTCCGATAGCACCTTCGACCTCGACCGGCTGATCGCCGCCAGCAGCAAGAGCGATGCGCCGGTGGTACGCCTGATCCAGTCGATATTCGACAGCGCCGTAAAGGCGCATGCGTCGGACATCCACATCGAACCGGACGAGCAGGTGCTGCGCATCCGGCGCCGGATCGACGGCATCCTGCACGAACAGATCGTCGACGAGAAGAACATCACGGCCGCCATGGTTTCGCGCCTCAAGCTGATGGCCAATGCCGACATCTCGGAGCGCCGCCTGCCCCAGGACGGCCGCTTCTCGATCACCGTCAAAGACCGGCAGATCGACGTGCGCCTGTCGACCATCCCGACCCAGCACGGCGAAGGCGTGGTGATGCGACTGCTCGATCACAGCAATTCCATCAGCCGCCTCGACGACCTGGGCATGCCGGATACGCTGCTCGCCACCTTCACGCGGATCATCCACAAGCCGCACGGACTCATCCTGGTCACCGGGCCGACCGGCAGCGGCAAGACCACCACGCTGTACAGCGCCCTGCATGAACTGAATACCCCGCAACGCAAGATCATCACCATCGAGGATCCGGTCGAGTACCGCATGGCGCGCGTCAACCAGGTTCAGGTCAACAGCAAGGTCGGACTCGATTTCGCGCGGGTGCTGCGCACCGCGCTGCGCCTGGATCCCGATATCCTGCTGCTGGGCGAGATCCGCGACCACGAGACCGGGGAGATCGCCCTGCGCGCCTCGCTGACCGGTCACCTGGTGCTGTCGACCCTGCATACCAACGACGCCGTCAGCAGCGCCATCCGCCTGCTGGACATGGGCCTGGAAGGCTATCTGCTGGCCTCATCCGTGCAGGCCATTCTGGCCCAGCGCCTGATCCGCCGGATCTGCCGGCACTGCCGGACCCCGGCCACACTGGATGCCAACGAACAGGCATGGCTGCACGACCAGGCCGGCAACAGCCTGGATACGCACGAGTTCCAGCACGGCAGCGGCTGCAACAACTGCAACCACACCGGTTTCAGCGGGCGCATCGGCGTCTACGAGCTCCTGGTGATGACGCCGGCACTCGCCGAGGCGCTGCGCAGCGCGGACCAGAACGCGTTCGTGCAGGCGGCCGGCACGCAGCCCGGCTACCGGCCGCTGGTCAGCAACGCGCTGGATTATGCGCGGCACGGCATCACCACCATCGGCGAAGTCATGCGCCTGTGCGGGTGGACCGACTGATGCCCTTGTTCAGCTACAAGGCACGTGGCGTGCACGGCGACGCGATCGAGGGCACCATCGATGCCGGCACACCCGACCTGGCCGCCGCGCGCCTGATCGAGAGCGGCCTGACGCCGGTCGAGGTAAATCCCTTCGTAGAGAAGCTCTCGCTGGGCAGCAACCTGGAGACCCTGTTCAGCCCACCGGTGCGGAACGCGGACCTGATCCAGTTCAGCCGCCAGATGTACAGCATGCTGCGCGCCGGCGTGCCGATCTTCCGCGCGGTCTCCGGCCTGGCGAGCACGACGGGTAACCGCTCGCTGGCGCAGACCCTGCACCGCGTCGCAGCCGACCTGGAGACGGGACATCCGCTCTCGGACGCGTTCGCACACCATCCGCGCGTATTTTCCCTGTTCTATGTCAGCCTGGTCCGCGTCGGCGAGACCAGCGGCAAGCTGACGGAAATCTTCCAGCAGTTGGCCTTCTACCTGGACCGGGAGAAGACCACGCGCGCCCGGATCAAGTCCGCGCTGCGTTACCCGACCTTCGTGATCAGCGCGATCCTCATCGCGCTGGGGGTGATCAGCATCTGGGTCATTCCGGCCTTCAGCAGCTTGTTCAGCCGTTTCGGCGCCGAGCTGCCGCTGCCGACCCGGATCCTCATGCTCGTCTCGGAATTCATGGTGGCCTACTGGCCCTACCTGCTCCTGCTGTTGGCGTTGCTCACGGGGGGAGCCCGATATTACATCGGTACCGCCGACGGACGTTACCGCTGGGACAAATTCAAGCTGCACCTGCCACTGGTCGGCCGGGTGATCTACCAGGCCACGCTGGCACGCTTCAGTCACCTGTTCGCCATGGCAATGAATGCCGGCGTGCCGCTGATGACTGCCCTGACCGTGGTGGCCCAGGCATTGAACAACAACTATCTGGAGGAACGCATCCTCGGTATGCGCGGCGGCATCGAGCACGGCAAGGCGCTGAGTCTCACCGCCACCAACAGCGGCGTCTTCGATCCGCTGGTGCTGCAGATGCTCGCCGTGGGCGAGGAGTCCGGCACCATCAGCGAGCTGTTGACGGAGGTCGCGGATTATTACGAGCGTGAGGTGGACTACGCCACCGAGCGGTTGAGTTCGGCCATCGAACCGATCCTCACCGTGGTCATCGGCGGCCTGGTACTGGTCATGGCGATGGGCATCTTCCTCCCCATGTGGAATCTGGCCTCGGTTGCGCTGCACTGAACGGATGCGCGGCTTTGTGATGCGGATCACTGAAACCCCGGAAGTAGATGTTTTGACGGATATTTGTTGCTAAAGATTTCCCGCGGACTGCCGCTGGAATGGCTGTACAGGTTCAACTGTCAACTCACAGGAGTGGAAACATGAACAAGGCAAGAGGCTTTACCCTGATCGAACTGGTGATCGTCATCGCCATCCTGGGCGTGCTCGCCGCGATCGCCATACCCAAGTTCGTCGATCTTTCGAGCGACGCCGAGACGGCCGCAAAGCGCGGCATGAGCGGCGCCGTCAAGAGTTCGCATGCCATCGCCATCGCCGACCTGAAGCGCTTTCCGACCGTGACCGAGCTGGCCACCTACGTCAACGGCGAGGGCATCGCCGCGGCGGCTGGTGGCGTCCAGGTTGCCATCGACGGCACCAACTACACGGTCCCCACCTATACCGATGCCGCCTGCAATACGGCAACGACCGCCGTCGGCAACACGGTCCAGTGCGTGGGCAGTATTCCGTAGTCGACAGACATCTTGAACCTGTCATCCGCAAAGGGCGGGCGCGTGCCCGCCCTTTCGCATTATCGGGTGTGCCATGACGCGATCGTCACCCACAGCACGGATACGGGGCTTCACCCTGCTGGAACTGGTCATCGTGCTGGTGATCCTCGGCACGCTGGCCGCATTCGCGGTCCCGCGCTTCGCCCCGGCTGACAACACGCTGGCGGCCCAGGCCGACCGGCTGGCACGCGATTTGCGCCACGCCCAGGCACTGGCGATGAACCAGGGCCGCACGCTGATACTCGACGTGCAATCCGCCACCGCCTACCGCGTCACCGCCGCCGGCAGCACCATCACCGATCCGGCCACCCAGCAACCCTACACCGTCGCGCTGGACAACGGCGTCACCCTCACCGGCAGCGCTACCGGCTTCGACAGCCTGGGGCGGCCGGTCGGCGCCGGCAGCCTGCTCGCCGCGGCCCGCGTATTCACCCTGAGCGGCAGTTCGCGCAGCGCGGTGGTAACGCTGAGCCCGGTCACCGGCTTCGTCACGGTGTCGCCATGACACACGCGCGGCAATCCGGTTTCACCCTGCTCGAACTGATCATGGTGATCGTCATCGTGGTGCTGGCGTCGGTGCCGATACTCGGGCAGTTCACCCAAGTCGCCGGCAGCACGCTCAGCGACGCGGAGATCCAGACCGCCACGCAGCTGGCGCAGGAGCGTGCGGAGCAGATCCTGGCCCGGCGCCGCGACCAGGGTTATTCCGCCGTCGCCGTCGGCACGACCAACGACGTGCTGACCGGCAATTTCAGCGCCTATTCCCGCACCGTCACGGTGACGGAGCCGCCGGCCGGCGGCGGCTGCCCGGTCGGCGCCACCTGCAAGGGTGTAGCGGTGCGCGTCAACCGCGGCGCGAGCAATCGTGCCGCGATCGCCTTCGTGCTGGTGAACTACTGATGCGGCGCCACCTCAGCCAGCGGGGCTTCACCTTGCTCGAATTGGTCATCACCCTGATGATCCTGGCCCTGCTCGGCGCGGCGGCCGGTTACGGCCTGACCGGCGGCGCGCTGGCGTTCTCCAGCAATGCCGACAACCTGCGCACGCTCGGCAAGCTGCGATATGCCAGCGAACGCGTGGCGCGCGAGCTGCGGGAGATCCGACGCAGCAGCGCAAATCCGGCAATCTTCGACATCACGGCCATGTCCGGCACCGCCCTGGCCTTCACCAAACGCGACGGCACCGGTGTCACCCTGGGTATCGCCGCGCCACTGCTTACCCTCGCCTACACCACCCCGGCCGGAACCTATACCCTGTCCGACCAGGTCGGCAGTGCAAGCTTCGCCTATTACCGGGCCGACGGGACCACGGCAGCCACCGGCAGCAGCGACGTCGCGTTCGTGGAATTCAACCTGGCGTTGGTCCAGGACGGCGACAGCTACCCGCAGCGCACGCGCGTCGCATTGAGGAACCGGCAGTGAACGGCAAGCGGCTGCAGCACCAGCGTGGCGCGGTCACCCTGATCGGCGCCCTGTTCCTGATCCTGTCGGTCATCGTGCTGCTGGCCGCGGTACAGCGCATGGCCGCCAGCAGCATCACCGACAGCGCCCTGCACGGCGACGGCATCGAGGCGCTGTTCATCGCCGAGAGCGGCCTGGAGCGGGCTGCATGGCGTTATAGCGGCGGCAGTACCTGCGCGGCACTGGCCGGCGAGACCGCCGCCATCGGTCGCGGCACCTTCACCATCCAGTCGGCCGCCCTGGTCGGCACGGCATGCCGGGTACGCGTCAGCGCCAGCGTCACGACCACCCTGGCGGCGAATGCCGCCACGCGGACCATAGAGGGCGATCTCACCCCGCCCGGCGGCGGTGGTGGCTGGATTGCCGCCGACAACGCCAGCAATGGCGATGCGCAGCTGCTGCAATCGACCGGCAGCGGCTGGGTGAACAACGGCCCCTATACAGGACTGCTGCATCAGGACCTCAACAGCGTGCACTGCGCCAGCAGCAACGACTGCTGGGCCGTGGGCCAGGACAGCGGCGGCTGGTGGAGCACCACGGAATTCCTGGCACACTGGAACGGCAGCACCTGGTCGCTCGGCGGCCCCTATGGCAGCGTGCCCGGCGCCGATCTGAACAGCGTGTTCTGCATCAGCGTCAATGACTGCTGGGCGGTCGGCGACAACAGCGGCGGCTGGTGGAGTGGCGGCGAGCTGATCATCCACTGGAACGGCAGCACCTGGTCCCGCGTCGGCCCCAGCTGGTCCATTCCTAACGTCAATCTCAACGGCGTCCACTGCATCTCTGCCAGTGACTGCTGGGCGGTCGGCAACGATATCAACAGCGGCAGCAACCGCGAGGTTATGCTGCACTGGAACGGCAGCAGCTGGAGCCGGGCCGGCCCCTATGGCAGCGTGCCGAGCGCGGACCTGAACGGTGTGCACTGCGTTGCCAGCAACGACTGCTGGGCGGTCGGCGACAGCTACAACGGCGAACTGATCATCCATTGGAACGGCAGTGGCTGGAGCCGTATCGGGCCTTATGGCGGCATTCCCAATGAACGGCTCAACAGTGTTTCCTGCGTGGCCAGCAACAATTGCTGGGCAGTGGGAAATGACAACAACGGCGAGCTGATCATCCACTGGAACGGCAGCAGCTGGACGCGCAGCGGTCCCTACGGCAGCATTGCCAACCAGGACCTGAACAGCATCCACATGGTGAGCGCAACCTTGGGATACGTGGTCGGCGACAACGGGACGATCGGCATCTGGAACGGCAGCAGCTGGAGCGGGATGGGCTCTCCGGTCAGCCAGAACCTGAACGCGGTATACGTATCGGCCGGCGGTGGTGGTGGCGGCACAGGGAGCGTCACCCTGCTGCGCTGGAGCGAAGTGATCTTGTGACGATATAGATGCAAAGGTACAGAAAGCGGTCCCTGGCAGTGCGCCAGGGAGCGCCAGCCAGGTAGCCAGTGACCGGGCAACTGCACTAAACCCAGCAACATCGCGAAACCCGAGGTGCACCATGTTTGCGTTCGCCCGCAGTAAACAGCCAGGCACAACCACCGGCATCGTCGCGACGGATACCGGCATAGCCATTGCCAGCATCCGCCACCAGGGCAGGGCCGGCCCCAGCCTGCAAACCTGCAGCTTCCAGCCCCTGGCCGCCGCTGCAGCCGACAGGCAGGCGCAGATCATGCAGGGACGTGGACTCGACCGGCAACAGTGCACGACCCTGCTCGATATCGGTGAATACCAGTTGCTGGTGGTGGACGCGCCCGAAGTGCCCCCGCAGGAGTTGCGGGCCGCACTGCGCTGGCAGATCCAGGACCTGATCGACTTCCATATCGACGACGCCGTCATCGACGTGTTCGACGCGCCCCCCGGCGGTCCTGCCGGCACCCGCCGGCAGATGTACGTCGTCGTCGCACGGGCGTCCCGGGTCCGGGAACGCATCGACCGGCTGGAACAGGCTGGCGTCAACCTGCAGGTCATCGACATACCGGAGCTGGCCCTGCGCAATATCGCGGCGCGCCTGCCGGAGGACGCGGCCGGTATTGCCACCCTTTACTTCAATCCGCACCACTGCCTGATCACGCTGACGCACCAGGCGACCCTCTATCTCACCCGTACCATCGATTTCGGTTATCGCGACCTGCAGGAAAATGCCTCGCAACCACATACGCTAAGTAACCGGCTGGCGCTGGAAATCCAGCGCTCGATCGATTACTACGAGCAGCACTTCCGC of the Pseudomonadota bacterium genome contains:
- the mshL gene encoding pilus (MSHA type) biogenesis protein MshL is translated as MPDIKRLHRQVIHGLIAALLAACSTAPAFRPDNMAPVTQALESQNAAATTPAPPPEVAAALLPPPAGDLAGLVADLEPRFDISVKAAPAAEFFMSLVKGTNLNMVVHPDVGGKISISLRDVTLEEVLATVRDVYGYRYRRLGNTFQVYPASMRTQVFTVNYLDVVRDSSSRTSVSSGQVGKAGADGQAPVPADNATTGSAGGKTSDVSGSVVRTDSASDFWQDLKDSLNLIIGTEDGRKVVVHPQSGVIVVHAMPDELRDVEDYLSTIESAAHRLVILEAKVVEVTLNDHFQAGINWNALIEFGEDKSILLGHSGGGSVFDTGVSSLAGSTVPLVRGTRVTGFDTTAFGGIFTIDANLNDFNALIELLKTQGDVQVLSSPRISTVNNQKAVIKVGQDEYFVTDVATDTDTTGTGVINQSVDVTLTPFFSGVALDVLPQIDADENVILHIHPAISEVMEKTKNIKVSTTNDLSIPLALSTIRESDTVVRARSGQVVVLGGLMRNALRDEEARTPLLGDMPVVGNMFRHQREVASKSELVILLRPLVIGDGEQWNGQLRDTAERFRNLRSMNGSAR
- a CDS encoding AAA family ATPase, coding for MYLEHFGLEQQPFTITPDTEFFLDHGRHKEALNVIEYALFSGEGFIKVTGEVGTGKTLLCRKLLNSLGDGFVTAYIPNPFINPISLRMALASELGVDYPRNIGQPRLLELINERLMQLHAGGRQVVLLLDEAQALPDDSMEALRLLSNLETEKAKLLQVVLFGQPELDQRLEQEHLRQLRQRILFSYRLQPLTRAELGVYIQHRLLVAGYRNGQLFTPRALQRLQRDSRGIPRLVNVLAHKAMLCAFGRGDRVIDAAHIRRASADTDDIRPRRHRLALASSLFGVLTLTGAGFYLAWH
- a CDS encoding GspE/PulE family protein: MAANMQRVKVRLGDLLVEKKLISEHQLQSALAEQQKSGRKLGRVLIDHGYVDEEAMLKILSTQIGIPYIDLSTFELSPHLVQRLPETEARRYRALILKETANGLLVAMGDPTDIFNYDALVKALKCPVELAAVKEADLLAGIDRMYSGNDQLQSLASEVGRDVSDSTFDLDRLIAASSKSDAPVVRLIQSIFDSAVKAHASDIHIEPDEQVLRIRRRIDGILHEQIVDEKNITAAMVSRLKLMANADISERRLPQDGRFSITVKDRQIDVRLSTIPTQHGEGVVMRLLDHSNSISRLDDLGMPDTLLATFTRIIHKPHGLILVTGPTGSGKTTTLYSALHELNTPQRKIITIEDPVEYRMARVNQVQVNSKVGLDFARVLRTALRLDPDILLLGEIRDHETGEIALRASLTGHLVLSTLHTNDAVSSAIRLLDMGLEGYLLASSVQAILAQRLIRRICRHCRTPATLDANEQAWLHDQAGNSLDTHEFQHGSGCNNCNHTGFSGRIGVYELLVMTPALAEALRSADQNAFVQAAGTQPGYRPLVSNALDYARHGITTIGEVMRLCGWTD
- a CDS encoding type II secretion system F family protein, which encodes MPLFSYKARGVHGDAIEGTIDAGTPDLAAARLIESGLTPVEVNPFVEKLSLGSNLETLFSPPVRNADLIQFSRQMYSMLRAGVPIFRAVSGLASTTGNRSLAQTLHRVAADLETGHPLSDAFAHHPRVFSLFYVSLVRVGETSGKLTEIFQQLAFYLDREKTTRARIKSALRYPTFVISAILIALGVISIWVIPAFSSLFSRFGAELPLPTRILMLVSEFMVAYWPYLLLLLALLTGGARYYIGTADGRYRWDKFKLHLPLVGRVIYQATLARFSHLFAMAMNAGVPLMTALTVVAQALNNNYLEERILGMRGGIEHGKALSLTATNSGVFDPLVLQMLAVGEESGTISELLTEVADYYEREVDYATERLSSAIEPILTVVIGGLVLVMAMGIFLPMWNLASVALH
- a CDS encoding type II secretion system protein, coding for MNKARGFTLIELVIVIAILGVLAAIAIPKFVDLSSDAETAAKRGMSGAVKSSHAIAIADLKRFPTVTELATYVNGEGIAAAAGGVQVAIDGTNYTVPTYTDAACNTATTAVGNTVQCVGSIP
- a CDS encoding type II secretion system protein — its product is MTRSSPTARIRGFTLLELVIVLVILGTLAAFAVPRFAPADNTLAAQADRLARDLRHAQALAMNQGRTLILDVQSATAYRVTAAGSTITDPATQQPYTVALDNGVTLTGSATGFDSLGRPVGAGSLLAAARVFTLSGSSRSAVVTLSPVTGFVTVSP
- a CDS encoding type II secretion system protein codes for the protein MTHARQSGFTLLELIMVIVIVVLASVPILGQFTQVAGSTLSDAEIQTATQLAQERAEQILARRRDQGYSAVAVGTTNDVLTGNFSAYSRTVTVTEPPAGGGCPVGATCKGVAVRVNRGASNRAAIAFVLVNY
- a CDS encoding prepilin-type N-terminal cleavage/methylation domain-containing protein — translated: MRRHLSQRGFTLLELVITLMILALLGAAAGYGLTGGALAFSSNADNLRTLGKLRYASERVARELREIRRSSANPAIFDITAMSGTALAFTKRDGTGVTLGIAAPLLTLAYTTPAGTYTLSDQVGSASFAYYRADGTTAATGSSDVAFVEFNLALVQDGDSYPQRTRVALRNRQ
- the pilM gene encoding pilus assembly protein PilM; this encodes MFAFARSKQPGTTTGIVATDTGIAIASIRHQGRAGPSLQTCSFQPLAAAAADRQAQIMQGRGLDRQQCTTLLDIGEYQLLVVDAPEVPPQELRAALRWQIQDLIDFHIDDAVIDVFDAPPGGPAGTRRQMYVVVARASRVRERIDRLEQAGVNLQVIDIPELALRNIAARLPEDAAGIATLYFNPHHCLITLTHQATLYLTRTIDFGYRDLQENASQPHTLSNRLALEIQRSIDYYEQHFRQAPIRTIAILPLPVTLYGLEDALQQTLGLVTRSIALADIIGCAQEPDPAAAATCLLAVGSALRTEARTL